A region of Oncorhynchus kisutch isolate 150728-3 linkage group LG29, Okis_V2, whole genome shotgun sequence DNA encodes the following proteins:
- the LOC109873782 gene encoding adenylate kinase isoenzyme 1 has product MADKIKDAKIIFVVGGPGSGKGTQCEKVVAKYGYTHLSSGDLLRAEVASGSERGKTLQAIMQKGELVPLDTVLDMIKDAMIAKAGVSKGFLIDGYPREVKQGEEFEKKIGAPCLLLYIDAKGETMVKRLMKRGETSGRADDNEETIKKRLDLYYKATEPVITFYTSRGIVRKIDSELPVDEVFGHVAKAIDDLK; this is encoded by the exons ATGGCAG ACAAAATCAAGGACGCCAAGATCATCTTCGTTGTAG GTGGGCCTGGCTCTGGTAAGGGCACCCAGTGTGAGAAGGTGGTGGCCAAGTATGGCTACACCCACCTGTCTTCTGGGGACCTGCTGCGTGCTGAGGTAGCATCCGGCTCCGAGAGGGGCAAGACCCTCCAGGCCATCATGCAGAAGGGAGAGCTCGTACCCCTG gacACAGTCTTGGACATGATCAAAGACGCCATGATTGCTAAGGCCGGCGTGTCCAAGGGCTTCCTCATCGACGGCTATCCCCGTGAGGTCAAGCAGGGCGAAGAGTTTGAGAAGAAA ATCGGAGCCCCCTGTCTGCTGCTGTACATTGACGCCAAGGGTGAGACCATGGTCAAGAGGCTGATGAAGCGCGGTGAGACCAGCGGTCGCGCTGACGACAACGAGGAGACCATCAAGAAGCGCTTGGACCTGTACTACAAAGCCACTGAGCCAGTCATCACCTTCTACACCAGCCGCGGCATCGTCAGGAAG aTTGACTCTGAGCTGCCCGTGGATGAAGTCTTCGGACACGTTGCCAAAGCTATCGATGACCTGAAGTAA